The sequence CAGGCTGAGTGTTTTCTGTATTCTTTCCTGCAGCGCTAGGCGATCCTCACGATTCTCCAAGGCCTTTTTCACACTATCCACACCTACGCGTTCTACCCAAGCTGCCGTTCTCTCATTCCATCCAGCACTCTCGCGATAATATTGGAGGAAAGCACTCGCCCATTCCACTACCTCATCGTCTGTCTTCACTACACAGAGCAGATCTGTTGCCCGGACATGTACACCGCCGTTACCCCCGATGTGCAGCTCCCAACCCCCATCAATTGCTACCACGCCAAAATCCTTAATCGTCGCTTCCGCACAGTTGCGGGGACAGCCAGAGACAGCAAGTTTAACTTTGGCTGGTGCAGTCAGGCGTTCGAATTCTTTTTCCAGACGAATCCCCATTCCAATAGCATCCTGTGTGCCAAAGCGGCAGAAGGTAGATCCGACACAGGTCTTTACTGTGCGCAATGTCTTCCCGTAGGCATGCCCAGAGGGCATATCCAGCTCCTCCCACATTTTCGGCAAATCCTCTTTCTTAACCCCTAGCAGATCGATTCTTTGTCCGCCCGTAAACTTCACCATTGGCACATCGAACTTTTCAGCTACTTCCGCAATTTTTTTGAGTGCTGCTGGTGAGGTTACACCGCCATAAATTCGAGGAACCACTGAGTAAGTCCCATCCTTCTGAATATTGGCATGATACCGTTCGTTCGTGAACCGTGATTCTTTCTCATCTACATATTCTTCAGGCCAGAGCATCCCTAAGTAATAGTTTAAGGAAGGACGGCATTTCGAGCAGCCTTCTTCTACATTCCACTCCAGAACATTCATCACTTCTTTGACCGTCTTAAGCTCCATTCGTTTAATCTCGGAGACAATTTCATCACGCCCCAATGGGGTACAGCCACAAATCCCTTCCTTGACGGTTACAACGGCATCACCTGCATACAATTGCAGTAATCCTTCGACTAGAGGCTTACAACCGCCACAAGAAGCAGAAGCCTTGGTACAAGCTTTGATCTGTCCCACACTGGTGCAGCCTTCGGATTGAATCGCTTCAGCGATTCTGCCCTTGGATACTCCATTGCAGCCGCAGATGATCTCATCATCCGCCATTTCTTCCAGCCGATTCCCTTGACCCGCAGAGAAGGCGTCCGCAGATATTCCTAGCAGCAGTTCTTTTTCGCGCCCTTTAATATTCTCGCCTTTCTTAATCATGGAGAACAACTGCGCTCCATCGTTGGTGTCTCCAAATAACACAGCTCCGATGAGTTTGTCATTCTGAATGACCAATTTTTTGTATACCCCGTCTATTTCATCCTGAAAACGCAGTGCGCGGGAATTCTCTGGCTCCGTAAATTGGCCTGCTGAGAAGACATTCACTCCAGACACCTTAAGCTTGGTTGATGTCACAGAGCCGGCATAACCTTCAGTCACGACTCCAGCCAGCCTTTTGGCTAGAACAGCCCCTTGCTCATATAGGGGGGCTACGAGCCCATAAGCGATTCCCCTGTGCTCCGCGCATTCACCGACAGCAGAGATGCCCGGAATATTCGTCTCCATATAATCATTGACGACAATGCCGCGATTGATGGTAATCCCGCTCTTTTGTGCTAATTTAATATTGGGCTTGATGCCAACCGCCATTACAATCAAATCTGCCTCAACTGTACTTCCGTCAGCGAATAATAAGCTTTTGACTCTCTTTTGGCCAAGAATGGCTTCCGACTGCTTATTTAAAAGGAACTTCATCCCCTGATCCTCAAGCTCTTTTCTGAGCATGATCGAGGCCGGTTGGTCCAGCTGACGTTCCATAATATACTCATTGATATGAACAACCGAGACTTCCATCCCCAGATGCAACAATCCTCTAGCTGCCTCCAAACCTAGTAGGCCTCCGCCAATCACTACTGCCTTTCGATAAGACTTCGCAGTTTCCTGCATAATCTCACAGTCCTTGATATCACGAAAAGCAATGACACCTTTCTTATCTGCACCCGGCAGCGGCAGCATAAAAGGATGGGAGCCAGTTGCCAAAATTAACTCATCATATTCCGTTTCAATCCCTTTATCGGAATAGATTACGCGTTTATCAGTGTCTATCGCAGTTACTGTCTGACCGATATATAAGGTAATGTTGTGGCTGCGATACCATTCCAGATCATTAATTATGATCTCATCCATATTTGCTCCACCAGCAAGAACAGAAGATAACATAATTCGGTTATAATTAGGATGCGGTTCTGATCCGAATATTGTAATTTCATAAGCCTCGGGAGCCAATTTAAGCAAATGCTCAATAGCCCACACCCCTGCCATACCATTGCCGACCAGTACCAGCTTTTTGCGTGTAGCTGTCATATTATCTCTCTCCTCTCCATGTAGAAAACACAAACAGCCCGCTTCACTCCGCCCGGAAACAACCATTTCCATTGCGATAAGTGAAAGCAGGCGCCATTGCCGCTTCAACCGA comes from Paenibacillus sp. 19GGS1-52 and encodes:
- the nirB gene encoding nitrite reductase large subunit NirB, which encodes MTATRKKLVLVGNGMAGVWAIEHLLKLAPEAYEITIFGSEPHPNYNRIMLSSVLAGGANMDEIIINDLEWYRSHNITLYIGQTVTAIDTDKRVIYSDKGIETEYDELILATGSHPFMLPLPGADKKGVIAFRDIKDCEIMQETAKSYRKAVVIGGGLLGLEAARGLLHLGMEVSVVHINEYIMERQLDQPASIMLRKELEDQGMKFLLNKQSEAILGQKRVKSLLFADGSTVEADLIVMAVGIKPNIKLAQKSGITINRGIVVNDYMETNIPGISAVGECAEHRGIAYGLVAPLYEQGAVLAKRLAGVVTEGYAGSVTSTKLKVSGVNVFSAGQFTEPENSRALRFQDEIDGVYKKLVIQNDKLIGAVLFGDTNDGAQLFSMIKKGENIKGREKELLLGISADAFSAGQGNRLEEMADDEIICGCNGVSKGRIAEAIQSEGCTSVGQIKACTKASASCGGCKPLVEGLLQLYAGDAVVTVKEGICGCTPLGRDEIVSEIKRMELKTVKEVMNVLEWNVEEGCSKCRPSLNYYLGMLWPEEYVDEKESRFTNERYHANIQKDGTYSVVPRIYGGVTSPAALKKIAEVAEKFDVPMVKFTGGQRIDLLGVKKEDLPKMWEELDMPSGHAYGKTLRTVKTCVGSTFCRFGTQDAIGMGIRLEKEFERLTAPAKVKLAVSGCPRNCAEATIKDFGVVAIDGGWELHIGGNGGVHVRATDLLCVVKTDDEVVEWASAFLQYYRESAGWNERTAAWVERVGVDSVKKALENREDRLALQERIQKTLSLTTDPWKQIVNEPELRKNFEPITQPETV